The following coding sequences are from one Rhipicephalus microplus isolate Deutch F79 chromosome 3, USDA_Rmic, whole genome shotgun sequence window:
- the LOC119159902 gene encoding uncharacterized protein LOC119159902, whose product MNALHIATILAAVFYTSTAGGVGYGIGYGGGYGGGYGGGYGGGYGGGYGGGYGGGYGGGYGGGYGLGYGGGIGAGGVGIGSSVALLRGGPGLYKAVAGPAFLVRTVHQVNKISGGGALLAHSGLGGGYGYGGGYGYGGGYGYGGGYGYGSYGYGGYGYKG is encoded by the exons ATGAACGCCTTG CACATTGCCACCATCCTTGCCGCTGTTTTCTATACCAGTACGGCCGGTGGCGTTGGTTACGGCATTGGCTACGGTGGTGGCTACGGCGGTGGCTACGGTGGAGGCTACGGTGGTGGCTACGGCGGTGGCTACGGCGGCGGCTACGGCGGCGGCTACGGTGGTGGCTACGGTGGCGGCTATGGCCTGGGGTATGGCGGAGGCATAGGCGCTGGCGGCGTTGGTATTGGAAGCAGCGTGGCTCTTCTTCGAGGAGGACCTGGACTGTATAAGGCTGTGGCTGGTCCGGCTTTCTTGGTCAGAACCGTGCACCAAGTGAACAAGATTTCTGGTGGTGGGGCACTTCTCGCCCATTCTGGCCTTGGAGGAGGCTACGGATACGGTGGTGGTTACGGTTACGGTGGCGGCTACGGATATGGTGGAGGCTACGGATACGGCAGCTATGGATATGGTGGCTATGGTTACAAGGGTTGA